In Streptomyces dangxiongensis, one DNA window encodes the following:
- the mmuM gene encoding homocysteine S-methyltransferase, with protein sequence MTSDLTPSLADALAGGTVVLDGGMSNQLESAGHDLSDELWSARLLAERPEAVTEAHLAYFLAGADVAITASYQATFEGFAQRGLGHEEAARLIALSVELARTAARQAAGTGIGRPLWVAASVGPYGAMRADGSEYRGRYGLSVAELERFHRPRIEVLAAAAPDVLALETVPDADEAAALLRAVRGLGVPAWLSYTVDGRRTRAGQPLEEAFALAADADEVIAVGVNCCAPQDVEPAARIAARVTGKPVVVYPNSGEAWDPGARAWTGRTTFTAEQVTAWREAGARLIGGCCRVGPDAITSIGRALDGA encoded by the coding sequence ATGACCAGCGACCTCACCCCCAGCCTCGCCGACGCCCTCGCCGGTGGCACGGTCGTACTCGACGGCGGCATGTCCAACCAGTTGGAGTCGGCCGGGCACGACCTGAGCGACGAGCTGTGGTCGGCACGGCTGCTCGCCGAACGGCCGGAGGCGGTGACCGAGGCCCACCTCGCCTACTTCCTCGCGGGCGCCGACGTCGCCATCACCGCCAGCTACCAGGCCACTTTCGAGGGCTTCGCGCAGCGCGGCCTCGGCCACGAGGAGGCCGCGCGGCTGATCGCGCTCAGCGTGGAACTGGCCCGCACGGCGGCCCGGCAGGCCGCCGGCACGGGCATCGGCCGGCCGCTGTGGGTGGCGGCGTCGGTCGGACCGTACGGGGCGATGCGGGCGGACGGTTCCGAGTACCGGGGCCGGTACGGGCTGAGCGTGGCCGAGCTGGAGCGGTTCCACCGGCCGCGGATCGAGGTGCTCGCCGCCGCCGCGCCGGACGTCCTCGCGCTGGAGACCGTCCCGGACGCCGACGAGGCCGCCGCCCTGCTGCGGGCGGTACGCGGGCTGGGGGTGCCGGCGTGGCTGTCGTACACGGTCGACGGCCGGCGGACCCGCGCCGGCCAGCCCCTGGAGGAGGCGTTCGCGCTCGCCGCCGACGCCGACGAGGTGATCGCGGTCGGCGTCAACTGCTGTGCACCCCAGGACGTCGAGCCCGCGGCAAGGATCGCGGCCCGCGTCACCGGCAAGCCGGTCGTCGTCTACCCCAACAGCGGCGAGGCCTGGGACCCCGGGGCCCGCGCCTGGACGGGGCGTACGACGTTCACCGCCGAGCAGGTCACGGCGTGGCGGGAGGCCGGAGCGCGGTTGATCGGCGGATGCTGCCGGGTGGGCCCGGACGCGATCACGTCGATCGGGCGGGCGCTGGACGGGGCCTGA
- a CDS encoding LacI family DNA-binding transcriptional regulator yields MVRAGDAGVAAGPTLAVVAREAGVSVPTASKVVNGREDVAPETRRRVTEALDRLGYVRRPRFGAAKAPALVDLLLHSVESSSSGAVLRGVEAAAYAAGLEVVVSAGPARTRGGRPERGWLDRLAVRGSSGALLHLAELSAAQYAWLEHHRVPYVLIDPAHEPPAGVVSVGATDRRGGVSATGHLLALGHERIAVITGHPGTVAGDARVAGHVSALSSAGIRHRAEYLPHAGLDEATVRLRTHELLDLPEPPTAVSVSSDRMALGVYAALAERGLRVPDDVSVVGFGDLPEARWAAPALTTVRRPLAEMAATALRLLVRMMDGERPEGTRTELPTRLVLRASTAPPADCVKTARSDAGR; encoded by the coding sequence ATGGTCCGAGCGGGAGACGCGGGCGTGGCGGCCGGACCCACGCTGGCAGTGGTGGCCCGGGAGGCGGGCGTGTCCGTGCCCACCGCGTCGAAGGTGGTCAACGGCCGCGAGGACGTCGCCCCGGAGACCCGCCGGAGGGTCACCGAGGCACTCGACCGGCTCGGCTACGTGCGCCGGCCCCGCTTCGGCGCGGCGAAGGCACCGGCTCTGGTGGACCTGCTGCTGCACTCGGTGGAGAGTTCGTCGTCGGGCGCGGTGCTGCGCGGCGTGGAGGCGGCGGCGTACGCGGCCGGACTGGAGGTGGTGGTCTCGGCCGGGCCGGCCCGGACGCGGGGCGGCCGGCCGGAACGCGGCTGGCTGGACCGGCTGGCCGTGCGCGGCTCGTCGGGCGCCCTGCTGCATCTGGCGGAACTGTCCGCGGCGCAGTACGCGTGGCTGGAACACCACCGCGTTCCGTACGTGCTGATCGACCCGGCGCACGAGCCGCCGGCCGGCGTGGTGTCGGTCGGGGCGACCGACCGGCGGGGCGGGGTCAGTGCGACCGGGCATCTGCTCGCGCTCGGCCACGAGCGGATCGCGGTGATCACCGGGCACCCGGGCACGGTGGCCGGCGACGCCCGGGTGGCCGGCCACGTCTCGGCGCTCTCCTCGGCCGGGATCCGGCACCGCGCGGAGTACCTGCCACACGCGGGCCTCGACGAGGCCACCGTCCGGCTGCGCACGCACGAGCTGCTGGACCTGCCCGAGCCGCCGACCGCGGTGTCCGTGTCCTCGGACCGGATGGCGCTCGGGGTGTACGCGGCGCTGGCCGAACGGGGGTTGCGCGTGCCGGACGACGTCAGTGTGGTGGGCTTCGGCGATCTGCCCGAGGCCCGCTGGGCGGCCCCGGCGCTGACCACCGTCCGCCGGCCGCTGGCGGAGATGGCGGCGACGGCGCTCCGGCTCCTGGTGCGGATGATGGACGGCGAACGCCCGGAGGGAACGCGGACGGAGCTGCCGACCCGGCTAGTGTTGCGGGCGAGCACGGCCCCACCGGCCGACTGCGTGAAAACGGCGCGTTCGGACGCAGGACGGTGA